The Chanos chanos chromosome 9, fChaCha1.1, whole genome shotgun sequence genome includes the window aaacatgtttaaaagaaCTGTGTATGGAGTTTGAAACTCAAACAGTtctaatgaaaaacaatgaaaaacacagagattgaTTATGAAGTTAACAACTGAGTTAGTCAATGAGATCCAATGAAATgagtgttaaaaatgaaaggggTGAAAGAATTAAAGccctgtgttttttcttaatcCTGGATCCTTAGTCACATGGACATTCTTtcactacactaacactgtcatatactaacactcctcaaactctttcactacactaccactgtcatatactaacactcctcaaactctttcactaccactgtcatatactaacactcctcaaactctttcactacattaccactgtcatatactaacactcctcaaactctttcactaccactgtcatattctaacactcctcacactctttcactacactaacactgtcatatactaacactcctcaaactctttcactaccactgtcatatactaacactcctcaaactctttcactaccactgtcatatactaacactcctcaaacactacactaccactgttatatactaacactcctcaaactctttcactacactaccactgtcatatactaacactcctcaaacactacactaccactgtcatatactaacactcctcaaactctttcactaccactgtcatatactaacactcctcaaactctttcactaccactgtcatatactaacactcctcaaactctttcactacactaccactgtcatatactaacactcctcacactctttcactaccactgtcatatactaacactcctcaaactctttcactacactaccactgtcatatactaacactcctcaaacactttCTCtgcactaccactgtcatatactaacactcctcaagctctttctctgctctcattattcagtactgatgtttacagtgttagatggttttatttcacaatattttCCATATTCCATTAAGGCCTGTGTATTTGACAGTGTAATAGACTGTGtgattatttaatatttgtatCTGTTCTATGATATGTTTAAAATCTGAGCTCTGTAattcacagtatgtgtgtttaccgtgtgtgagtgtgtgtgtgtgtgtgtgtgtgtgtgtgtgttttcatttcctttctcaTACACTGTATTATCTACTGTAATGACCAAACATTCCTGGTCATGTTTTGTACTTGCACTTAAGTCTAAACAGGTAGAACTAGTCCTTACATCTCCAGTAAAACGTCATATCTCTTGTCTGCACCATAAAAAAGGAAGATGCAGTCAGATTATTTCTCAGTTTGAGTTTTGGCAGTTTCACACCTGAGTTTGAGTTTGCAGAACTTTTCTTCAGAATATGGAGTAATCAGAATATTGGAGAAGCTTTGATGACTATACTACATATACTACACATCTTTATGCAAATGGACATCCGTGAAAAGCAATAGAGTCATCTAACAGACAGTAAgatattatttcattatgaaatttcatgatttacagtattatgtcttttatttataAGAATTACTTGTGTATTCCCCTTTGACGTACTACATACCATGGAccaaaatatttaatttcagaATCCACAGAAACTGATCAATTATTTATAAGTATTTCAAGATCAATATCGTGTGTATTACCGATTATTTAAAATTACTCTCTGTGCTCCAGGACCCTCTGTGGATGTTCAAAAACCGAGGATGCTCAGAACACTTATATAAAATGACGTAATTTTACCTTATACGTGTTCATAACTTGAAACCCCAGTTCTAGGTAATACTAAGAACTGCTAAAACCCATGTAAATCATACTGATCACAGTAGTCTAACATACTGTATGTCACCATGAGAACACTGTTCCTTTGCTTTTTCAGAGTCATATTAACACTAATTAGCAGTTAAGGGCAGAGGTGGGAGGTAATGAAGTACAAACACTTACTGTACTTAGGTAGAGTTTTCAgctatctgtactttacttgagtatttatttatctgacaactttttactttttctccctacattttaacacaaatctCTGTATTTTCCACTCCTTACATTCTCAAAACAGGCTCGTTACTTTAGTTTTCCTGTGTTTGAGGGGAATTATcgattatgttttatttctattttgCACCATTGCACATCTTCCCAACATCATGACTGATTTCAGCATAAATACATGggacaataacacacagaaaagacgATCCCTTGGTATGTCCATCAGTGCATATCATGcatgacagacaaacaagagGAAAACCAGGTAAACatgaaacagacaagaaaaggaGACTCCATCGCGGTGAAGAGCCATGTACTGAATGTGATGTCAGTGACAGGGAGATCTAGTGTCGACATGGATGAAAGTGAAAGATTAACAACGGAGCAGATTCAGAGAAGCAAGACATTCCCCATCCATGGCCTTACTTAAGAGAAACGTTTTTTGGTAGTCCTGTAGAAATGAGGGAATTTCTAAGAAAACAGTTTATGGCTTAATTAGACCTGAACTGTTGATAATTCGAGTTCTGTTGCTGACACTGAAAACTAATTTGCACATTGAAGTTAATGCATTATTTTCAgtctattgtttttttgtttgtttgtttgttttaactagAATGGTTCAATAGTCTTTGAAATATGCTAATATGGCGTGAGGTTCAGTTAGCTTTGCACAAAAACAGCCGGTAGAAATGCCCTTCAGAGggttattttttacttttatactttgagtacatttcagagcctgtactttttcacttttacttaaAGTAGTTGAATCAGTACTTCTACTTTCACCAgagttttattttaacacaaataccTGTACTGCTACTTGAGTAAAGGATGTCTGTACTTCTCCCACCTCTGATTAAGGGCAGCGAAActatgtatttaaaaatgattgctCGCACGAAGCGAACCCGATGGCTGATACACCGGGACTAAGGGTTGGTTGGGTTTGAGCCCGCCGTGACATTAGTCagcgcatgtgtgtatttagcCGGCAACGCTGCGCACGGTAATTTCAAATGTACTTTTTCGAAAATATtctcaattttaaaaaatgttttggaaatgTGCTTGGTCAAAACCGCGAACGCCAAACCTGCGGATAAGGCAGGCCAACTGTCATTTATCATAAGATTTTGTAAAATTAGAGTCAATTAAAGTAGATTAAAGACCCATCAAGATCTGTGAGGAGGATAAATAAAAaccattttctctttgtgaagAATCCACTTTAGGACTTGATCTGTAGGTTGATAGTTTTGCATTCCTGTAAACAGGTCACATGACTGGAATGTCAGTAGTTGTGTCTCTAACATTCTATAAATTGTTGAACTGTACAGACTGTCTGTCATGTGTCAGAACAGGGATGAACATGAGCAGAGAAAACCGCTgtgtttaaagacaaactttgacaacacaaatacaaagaacacatttacaaaaggTTGAGAGTCACTAATGTAGATAATGTTCTTGACACAGTCTTGACATTATAGTGCATAAAAGGTCAGCCAAACTAGTCAAAGGATCTACTGTATATTTGTATACAGTTTGTATACAGATCAAAGAAACTAAACTGAGGTGACATGTCTAAGATTGTATTTGAGGAGACATTTGTTTCCAGGTCTGCATGTATAGAGTGTGATGTACTGAGAAGTTTGGTATATTCACTCACATCCTTTATAAAAcaatcagtttgtgttgtgctgcCACGTGCTGGATGTAAATAAGTTTGTGCGTGACTTCTGTTAGGCAGGGTGACATCTGTAACACAgcagtgtatcagtgtatgcTTCTTACTGGGGTAGTATGGGGGATCACAGTAAGAAGGTCCTGGTCCTGGGTTTGCATCCCGGCcctcccaggtcctttctgtgtggagtttgtatgttttccctgtgtttgcTTGGGTTTCCACtgggtgctctggtttcctcccaccatcaaagatatgtgtgttaatgttaataCTCTTGTCAGAACCTGTGACCAAGGCATCAGCAAGAGAACTGGAGCTGGTCCCCAGGCACTGGGCTGcactgcggctgcccactgctcctagtgtgtgtactcactgatccaagtgtgtgtgtgcccactgctcctagtgtgtttgtataggtTGGGCCAGGctgggctgggggtgggggcgcTGGTTCAGATTTACTCTAATGTGGGTCACATGTCAAAAAGGTGGAAAACCCCTGATTCAGGGTATGTTTAATCATTTCTGATGATGGGATTAGTTTAGTTCATCTTTACTAGTGATTGCTATGGTCCTGATGCTCAGTAGAAATTTCCACTGAAATACAAATTAATTAAtcacaaattattttttttaccttttgcaTAACTTTtgtctgcagctgtgtgtgtgtgtgtgtgtgtgtatgtgtgtaataaaCACCCAGAGTTCTTTAACTTAACGTTATCTCTCATATTCAAACCAACACATCTGGCATCAACTATCAGCCCCTTTCACAGTGTCTTCAGTCTCTTACtgaactcattctctctgtgaaatacacagacatttcagatgGAGAATACCTGTCTaactcacatcacacagtatGAAAAGGTGATAATCTGATATATgactggttttgtgttttagggCTGGCTGATATTTTATGGTGAATGATGCAGACTCTGcgtgaaaagaagacaagacTAACTCAGATCCTGTCTGCTGATATCAGCTTTGTCCTCCAGCATGTGCAGGAGAAACAGCTCATCACTGATCGTGAATACATAAACCTCAATGTCCCTTCTCACAGCAGTGAACAGATTTCTATCAACTTATTGGACAAACTGATGAACAAGGGTGAAGGAACATGTCAGAAGTTCATCAATCTAATGAAGGAGTCAGATATTATGATCACTTTTCCAAAGCTTAAAGATCTTTTCCCAACTCAGTCTGCAGAGCTCAGACAAGGTAAAGTCAATCAGCCACTGAGTGCTGGTGACATGAATTCATTTGTGAGtaaattcaccagtgttaaatgaactctgagagtgGTTTTACTGTCTTACAGTAGATCAATGTGGATTGTCTAAACagtctcagagttcatttaataCAGGAAAATTTACTGTGTGTTCTCTACTTCAATGCATAATGAATCCTTCATCAAACACTGACCGTCtataattcacattttaattctttACTTGATGCTTGATTATTCTAGTACTTATTTGAAGTGGAAAGCTTGATGATTCCAACCATGGGTAACATTTGCAAACTTGAAATATAAACACATGTTTTTAAGTCATGGCTTTTTAGGACAGGACTGTTATATTGCATCTTGGTTTGTAACTCACTCTCCTTCTGCACTTCATTTGACTAAACAGAACCAAACTATCAAGAGGTCAGAATCAAACTGAAGTCCAGtctgaaacagaaatatgatCACATTTTGCATGGGAATTCAATGACAGGCCATAAAAAGTTCCTGAATGATAtttacactgatctctacaTAGTGGAGGATgagactggaggagtcattcATGAACATGAGATTATGCAGGCTGAGGCATCAACTAGGAGATTTACCACAGAGGAAACTCCAATCACATGCAGTAACATTTTCAAGGTCCCATCTGATCCAAGtcgaagaaacagaaaagtgctgACCATGGGAATTGCTGGAGTGGGGAAAACTGTCTCAGTGAACAAATTCAtactggactgggcagaggAAAAGTCCAACCAGGacatagattttatttttccactccCCTTTCAAGAGCTGAATTcagtaaaagatgaaaaatacagCCTGATAGAGTTGcttcatgaatattttgaaGATTCTGCTAAACTGAAGTCTCTTCCAGATGGTGATGGTaaagtcatgttcatttttgatggacTTGACGAGTGTCGCTTTCCTCTTGACtttaagaagagagagaaattgaagaACATCGATCAGAAATCCTCTGTAGGTGTGCTGATAACAAACCTAATCAAGagaaatctgcttccctctgctctcatctggataacctccagaccagcagcagcccatCTGATCCCTCGAGACTACATTGATCAAGTGACTGAAGTACGAGGATTCAGTGATGAACAAAAGGAAGAGTACTTTAGGAAGTACAATGACAAGGACCAGGATATGGCcaaaaaaatgttctcacacataaagaaatcaaagagcctccacatcatgtgtcacataccagtcttctgtttgatatcagccactgtgcttcagccaATGCTAGCCAAAGATACTAGTGAAGAACTCCCTACCACTCTGACTGGAATGTACACACGGTTTCTGATTTACGAAACAGGccaaatgaaaaagagatgTGAAGCTGAACACATTATACTGAAGCTTGGAAAGTTGGCCTTCCTTCAGCTAGAGAAGGGTAATCTGATTTTCGAtgaggaagacctgagagagtgtggcatgGATGTCAGTGAGGGTTCAGTTTACTCAGGAGtgtgcacacagatattcagtcaaGAGCAGGGAGTCTCTGAGACAGTGGTGTTCAgttttgtgcatctgagtgttcaagaattCATTGCTGCGGTCTATGTGTTTCTCTCGCACTGTAATAATAAGGAGAATGTTCTTTATCCTGATACAATTTGGTATATCTTTAAAAGGAAGTCAAAGAAATTGAATGACCTCTACAGATGTGCTATAGACATGGCTTTAAGGAGTGAGaatggacacctggaccttttcctccgcttccttcttGGCCTCTCAGTGGAGTCCAATCGGGATCACCTGAAAGGATTACTGCCACAAACAGtgatcagagcagagagtgtgGAGAAAACAGTCAACTACATCAAGAAGACACTCAACAAGAACATCTCATCAGAGAGGAGCATCAATCTCCtctactgtctgaatgaactgaaggatGCCTCCCTTgcaaatgaaattcaaaattaCTTGGGCTCAGGACGTCTCTCAACAGAGAAACTGTCATCTACACAGTGGTCAGCTTTGGTCTTTGTCCTGCTGATGTCCGAGGAGACTCAAGAaaagtttgagctgaagaaatacagaggatCAGATGAAGGGTTGAAGAGACTTCTGCCAGTACTGAAAAACACCAAACGGGCCCTGTAAGTAGAAGAGTTTAATGGTGCAGTTACTTTGGTTCATCATGTGAACTCTAATCTACAGTGGCAGAACTTGCCCACTTGTTTCCTcccagagagaaggactggcaGGACTGTATCATAGGGCAAGGATTTGGCTGCTTATGTAACATCCAAATGAGAAATCTGTTCGTAGCCATGTGTGAGTTTTTCAGTTAAAGGATAGTTAAACAGTGGGAAATATGGAAGATGATTTGTAAACGAAACAATAGGATACAGACtgctttctcccctctcctctccctttcttttcttttctattcttttcttgattttattttatttattacaatatttttgtgtctttgcagcttatTGTCTTCTGAATCATATTTGTCCATGTCTTTTCCCCTCGGCTGTATAGGTTATCTGTTAATACAAACATATAGGTTATTAGTTCAAGGTTTTTGTAAAATCTTGGCATTAAGAACACGTTTAAGAGAGAGAACGTACGTAAATagaagagacaaaaatgagaaaaagatggACTTTATGGTTATGTGTATTATGATGGTATTTTGAATCGTATTTGcactgattatatatatatatatatatatatatatatatatattgtttttttatctgtagATCTACTGATTACATCAATCAGTAAAGTAaccatctgcctctctctctctctctctctctctctctctctctctctctctctctctctctctttctttctctctccagacttgctggttgtaaactcactgaacagtcctgtgaagctgtagcctcagttctacagtcagtaaactgtcccctgagagaactggacctgagtaacaatgaccttcaggattcaggagtgaagctgctttgTGTGGGGCTTGAGAATTCAcgctgtaaactggagatactgaggtcagtggtAGTCATTAATTTGTGGAATGGAAACTTATGTACAATCAGTCTGGTTTTATTCAAGAACAGATGGGCAGATCATCTTATCagttacaaattcatttttcttcaccttgtgggagagactccccggtctgggccagatatgaccaagtccctctccacactgaatgctgtacttcttatgcttggtttaaaatgaattccaagttttcaaaaagcagtcaaagtcttcaggagtccaatgcagtgtaagtttattgcattcagcagtgaacaaaatacaacaaactgagtcaggtcccagggagtgactgaatataatacagagaatcatgcacttatatctaaaattttacctgcatgctaaacctatgtatccaataagcgcataacacagttgtatggtaacaccccttacatcatctatgttttgcatggtccaacccattcgcttccagaaatttccccagattttcccagaattcattgttcCATACACCATTATTTCCGAAGTGTCcttgtttggttaaataaaaaaaataatattcaaccgtgtcctcgTTTCACCCCGGACACTTAACCATGTTCCCAATTTCACCtcagacactttacccttaacgcgggtgttaactatcaagcgttgggctagtccatgcaaagcGGATGCTGAAGCAGCTACATCCCGACCATTACTTAtacttccctgtcactataacctagattttaccctttttatgttgccttcatgttttgctgactTTGCATCGtccctttttggtataccgaggccctcttccgttggcttcaacttacagaggccttctcccatttcagaggccttcttccatttctccaacaaccTGAAATTAATTTTgccatttgtctgtgtatcagtTAAAgcagttttaattttgtttggtAAGTAGCTAACTGTGGCAAATGTGTTTTGTCACTCAAGAAGCTAACATTGCTAGAATTGCAACCTTATACAGTTATTTGCAGAATAATGACATTCTTTCTGATTCAGAATCAGTGTGTACATGGTTTGCTAAAAAATCTTAAATCGTTACATTTTCTCCCTTGACTtcttaaatcaatattttctcACATCGATTctcttgtgtgttttcctgtgttgtctggattaaaatgatctcttgttATATTGACTACTATGCTGCAATCTTgctctgttgtctctctgtgtcccagaGGGACTGACGTTCACAATTTCCTCTGCTCCTGAAACATTTCACTCTGCTATGGGGTATATTATTGAGGGCATagatgatgtgtttgtttatgtagacaacattgtgttatggggtgtgtgtgtgtgtgtttatgtagacgACATTAAGtcatggggagtgtgtgtgtgtttatgtagatgaCATTGTTCTATGGGGTCTACACTGGAGAAATACAATGAAAGTCTCATCATAGTGTTCCACAGCATCCAGAGACATGGGTTACAGCTGAACAAGGCAAAATGTCAATTTGCTGTCAGAGAGATCACGTTTTTTGGTGACAAGCTTTCAGGAGAAGGTGTGGAGCTGGACAAGAGCAAGGTGCATACGATCCTCAACACGCCCAGACCCACAGACAAAAAGTCTGTAGTACATGAAATGAGAATGATAAATTTCATAGGAAAATTCAAACTGGAACTGTCTTCACGAACAGTTTACATGAGAGAGCTGTCACATAATACAGATGAATTCAAGTGGACTGAGAATCACGTGCAAGAATGGGAGAGACTAAAAATCAATCTAACTACAGAATCAATACTCACCTTCTctgactcaaacaaacaaaccaagatATCCACTGATCCACTGACGGTTGTCACATATGCCTCAAGGACGATGACTCAGTCTGAGATTCACTAtgctcagactgagagagaatgtctaGGGTTAGTGTCTGGGATTGAGAAAGTCCACAGCTATGTGTCAAAAATCAAAAGTGATTGTGGATGAAACTGCAAAAGACAAAGTTCTGCAAAGGGTCCTAACGCTCAGTCAAATGGTAGAGCTGAGAAAGGAGTTCATATTGTCAAACA containing:
- the LOC115821734 gene encoding NACHT, LRR and PYD domains-containing protein 12-like: MPCRIEGRNCQGGRGPIFSEEQERAIVNMILAKNAIRLREIQAHVLSGHTVFDNVHQVSLSTLGRVLKKHHVQMKQLYRVRTERNSEIVKDLRHEYVERDLQMGADAIPREFIFMDEPGFNLTKQSRRTGSSTTANLGPYNMPHILTFLDRLHDIVTAEDQTDAEQTLREKKTRLTQILSADISFVLQHVQEKQLITDREYINLNVPSHSSEQISINLLDKLMNKGEGTCQKFINLMKESDIMITFPKLKDLFPTQSAELRQEPNYQEVRIKLKSSLKQKYDHILHGNSMTGHKKFLNDIYTDLYIVEDETGGVIHEHEIMQAEASTRRFTTEETPITCSNIFKVPSDPSRRNRKVLTMGIAGVGKTVSVNKFILDWAEEKSNQDIDFIFPLPFQELNSVKDEKYSLIELLHEYFEDSAKLKSLPDGDGKVMFIFDGLDECRFPLDFKKREKLKNIDQKSSVGVLITNLIKRNLLPSALIWITSRPAAAHLIPRDYIDQVTEVRGFSDEQKEEYFRKYNDKDQDMAKKMFSHIKKSKSLHIMCHIPVFCLISATVLQPMLAKDTSEELPTTLTGMYTRFLIYETGQMKKRCEAEHIILKLGKLAFLQLEKGNLIFDEEDLRECGMDVSEGSVYSGVCTQIFSQEQGVSETVVFSFVHLSVQEFIAAVYVFLSHCNNKENVLYPDTIWYIFKRKSKKLNDLYRCAIDMALRSENGHLDLFLRFLLGLSVESNRDHLKGLLPQTVIRAESVEKTVNYIKKTLNKNISSERSINLLYCLNELKDASLANEIQNYLGSGRLSTEKLSSTQWSALVFVLLMSEETQEKFELKKYRGSDEGLKRLLPVLKNTKRALLAGCKLTEQSCEAVASVLQSVNCPLRELDLSNNDLQDSGVKLLCVGLENSRCKLEILRVAGCKLTEQSCEAVASVLQSVNCPLRELDLSNNDLQDSGVKFLCVGLKNPHCKLEMLRLASCKLTEQSCEAVASVLQSVNCPLRELDLSNNDLEDSGVKFLCVGLKNPHCKLEILRLAGCKLTEQSCSSIASVLQSVNCPLRELDLSNNDLQDSGVKFLCVGLKNPHCKPEILRLAGCKLTEQSCSSIASVLQSVNCPLRELDLSNNDLQDSGVKFLCMGLKNPHCKLEILRLSGCLVTEEGCFSLASALSSNPSLLRELDLSYNHPGDSGVKHLSTQMNQHCQLKSVYVDHGGELMIKPGLRKYACDLTLDPNTVNTHLSLSEGNRKATRVGKNQSYPDHPERFDVWEQVMCRESLTGRCYWETEWSGGYAVISVTYKGIGRKGKSGDCGFGYNEKSWSLEWSGNRYSARHNNQLSVIPHHPSHTHRIGVYLDWSSGTVSFYRVSSDTHTLTHIHTFHCTFTEPLYAGFWVSLFSSVSLLGCQSGRSVLVDIGHLGVLIPSTLRLASMSGALALERHVTVAGVANLIPRVTESPITKVRGLGLTDITATHDRNKLLFCLRDCTKGRD